Below is a window of Candidatus Sysuiplasma jiujiangense DNA.
AAACACAAGGCAACGACATGGGTGAATTGAAAGATATGATGCTGAATTTCCTGAGCAAGGCGTAAATTGTATGGTAAAAATGATAATATGCGGTATAAGATATACAATAATTGCAATTGCATGACAGAAAGCATAATTGTCAGGGTTGATAAACAGACAAAGGCCAAATTGAGGAAATACAAGATCAATATGAGCAAGTCGATCAGGGAGTTTCTGAAGTCGGAAATCGCAGCGAGAGAAGAGGAAGAACTGGCTTCGCTCCTTGAAAAATCAAGAAAGATACTCTCTAAAATGTCCGATGAAGAAATTGTCATGGCAGTCAGGTCTGCGAGGTATGGAAGGTGAAGACTGTCGCGGATGCAAGCTCGCTGTTACTGATGATAAAACATCTCAATCCACTGGACTGGATCTCAATTGCAAAATAACTCATGGTCCTGGACCTTTCGGCATATGAAGCCAGCAACGCGTTGTGGAACGCGGTAAGGCTACGGAAAAACCTTGGCAGTAAGGAAGCAATCCTGATCACAAAATAATGTTTGTTTTCCTTTATCACTGTTCAACGGTACACCTGTAGGATTTGCACTATGAGACAATAATGGATATCACGCTCGAAAATAGGCCGACCTATTATGATGCGTCCTATCTTTATGCGGCTGCTTCCATGAAATTGCCTCTCACTACAAAGAGCAGAAAGCTCAGAGAAGCAGGTCCCGAAGGGTCTGTTACCATCTCATGGAGTGAATTCCTGGAAAAGAGTGGATTCCGACTCCGAGGTGATTGCGAGAAGTCGTTCCAACATGATGACTATACATGACAGAGCTGTTACTGATAAGTGCGAATATTATGATATGGCACGCACACAGGAAAGCTGGTCTCATATGAATTTATAAGAAACCTTCTGATATTGCCATGCAATCACTGAATGGGGCGTCGACTGAATAATTTTATTTCTTTTCCCAATGGGAAGATCGAGCAATTTCTAGAAAAATCGCCACCGGGAACAGCGAGTCCGGCACGCAGCGCTCTGTCTTCAGCCATAGATTTGAATCAGTCCTTCAACTTCGTTCTTTGAAATTGGGTTCACGACATGCCACTTGTCGGCAAGTTTGCTGACTTCCGGGCTCTGAGGCACGCTGAAGCGAAGCATTTTCACCTTCTCAGGGACGGGTTTCAATTTGCCAGAAATGCTGGTCTTTCCCACCAGTGATGAAAGAAAGCCGATTATATTCTGCTTCCTGGCTCGTTTTGCTATATCCACCGCGTCTGAATCCTTCACTTTCCCTGTTTTGATCAATGCAGCGGCGGCAGCTACTTTTCTTGGTTCACCGCTCTCAGAGGCC
It encodes the following:
- a CDS encoding DUF4145 domain-containing protein; amino-acid sequence: MTESIIVRVDKQTKAKLRKYKINMSKSIREFLKSEIAAREEEELASLLEKSRKILSKMSDEEIVMAVRSARYGR